From a region of the Erythrobacter neustonensis genome:
- a CDS encoding ribonuclease J, which translates to MKNDYTPEDELLFLALGGSGEIGMNVNLYGCQGKWLMVDLGMTFSGGEYPGVELVFADLEFIEERRKDLIGIVLTHAHEDHIGAVPYFAEDLGVPLYATPFTADLVSRKLEEAGLLGKVELNIIPEDHGEIELGPFSITYLPLAHSIAEGNALLIDTPHGRIFHTGDWKLDDEPIIGEPTTEEELREIGDEGVLALVCDSTNVFNPQPSGSEGAVHRALMDEVARHKGKRVVVTTFASNVARLQTLGEVARETGRQICVAGRSLDRIIEVAQDNGYLADFPKPVSFDTAMGLPRGELLIIATGGQGEPRAALGRMADMNHPIELVAGDVVLFSSRQIPGNEIAIGKIQNQLAARGIQMVTDRQALIHVSGHPGRPELEALYSWLKPEVLVPVHGEIRHMAEQARVGKASGIPAQVVQKNGDLVRLAPGKPGKVAQVRAGRLVLDGDIIAPADGDAVTMRRRIASDGVLMVVLARGSRPVIEAIGLPLDEDLPEFLEEAAEDVLKAIARLKGRDAKDEATIREAARLAARRAAQRWSGKRPQVRVVMPGRAA; encoded by the coding sequence GTGAAGAACGATTACACGCCCGAAGACGAATTGCTGTTCCTGGCCCTTGGCGGATCGGGAGAGATTGGCATGAACGTCAATCTTTATGGCTGTCAGGGCAAATGGCTGATGGTCGATCTGGGCATGACCTTCTCGGGCGGCGAATATCCCGGTGTCGAACTGGTTTTTGCCGATCTGGAGTTCATCGAGGAACGCCGCAAGGATCTGATCGGGATCGTGCTGACCCATGCACATGAAGACCACATCGGCGCGGTCCCCTATTTCGCGGAAGATCTGGGCGTGCCGCTGTATGCGACGCCGTTCACTGCCGATCTGGTTTCGCGCAAGCTGGAAGAAGCCGGGTTGCTCGGCAAGGTCGAGCTCAACATCATTCCCGAAGACCACGGCGAGATCGAACTTGGCCCGTTCAGCATCACCTATCTGCCGCTGGCGCACTCGATCGCGGAAGGCAACGCGCTGCTGATCGATACGCCGCATGGCCGCATCTTCCACACCGGCGACTGGAAGCTCGATGACGAGCCGATCATCGGTGAACCCACCACCGAGGAAGAGTTGCGCGAAATCGGCGACGAAGGTGTGCTCGCGCTGGTGTGCGATTCGACCAACGTCTTCAATCCCCAGCCTTCGGGCAGCGAGGGTGCGGTTCACCGCGCACTGATGGACGAAGTTGCGCGCCACAAGGGCAAGCGGGTTGTCGTCACAACCTTTGCCAGCAACGTCGCGCGGCTCCAGACGCTGGGCGAGGTAGCGCGCGAAACCGGGCGGCAGATCTGCGTTGCAGGACGCTCGCTCGACCGCATCATCGAGGTGGCGCAGGACAACGGGTATCTTGCCGATTTCCCCAAGCCGGTCAGTTTCGATACCGCCATGGGGCTTCCTCGCGGCGAGCTGCTGATCATCGCGACGGGGGGGCAGGGCGAACCGCGCGCCGCGCTTGGGCGAATGGCGGATATGAACCACCCGATCGAACTTGTCGCAGGCGATGTGGTGCTCTTCTCCTCGCGCCAGATCCCGGGCAACGAAATTGCAATCGGCAAGATTCAGAACCAGCTGGCCGCACGCGGTATCCAGATGGTCACCGACCGGCAGGCACTGATCCACGTTTCGGGCCACCCGGGTCGTCCCGAGCTCGAAGCGCTTTACAGCTGGCTCAAGCCCGAAGTGCTGGTGCCGGTTCACGGCGAGATCCGCCACATGGCCGAACAGGCGCGTGTCGGCAAGGCAAGCGGAATTCCGGCGCAGGTGGTGCAGAAGAACGGCGATCTGGTGCGCCTGGCTCCGGGCAAGCCCGGCAAGGTGGCTCAGGTACGGGCGGGCCGGCTTGTGCTCGATGGCGATATCATTGCCCCGGCCGACGGCGATGCCGTGACCATGCGCCGGCGCATCGCGAGCGACGGGGTTCTGATGGTGGTGCTGGCGCGGGGCAGCCGTCCGGTGATCGAGGCTATCGGCCTACCGCTTGACGAGGATCTGCCCGAGTTTCTCGAAGAGGCGGCGGAGGACGTGTTGAAAGCGATCGCGCGGCTCAAGGGCCGCGATGCCAAGGACGAAGCCACCATCCGCGAGGCTGCGCGCCTTGCTGCCCGCCGTGCCGCGCAGCGCTGGTCGGGCAAGCGTCCGCAGGTGCGCGTGGTGATGCCGGGGCGTGCCGCCTGA
- a CDS encoding sensor histidine kinase, which yields MNGMDQAETLLGAYGVTDAHDRLLTADAPLAELQERCGGDLPGTLAIPELLALVQQSRRMGLRIARGFAAFDGDAEISGFARIHPLGVGEGGGCEVLVENWQRSVVTFPSAREMAERIDAIDRATAEVSARLDARQCLRVLSARAPDAQALEAAALASLGGDWTTLVELVGITHHQPLHWRLLDGAHCRFAGSQRNWRVRMIPMGPDALEPQGFELLLVAEEPLAPMAAPSPADEDEDAPEQSPTRLVGTALTPVLRQPVARIIANAETMRARLAGPLRDEYSEYAGTIASAGQHLAAMLDDLADLEVVESPGFAAAREHVDLADAAARAAGILGVRAANRETVLRVEGQQGGAVAVGEFRRVLQILINLIGNAVAYSPAASTVTIDATAPAEAGRVAITVADQGPGISPEQMARVFDKFERLGRHGDGDNGMGKDTGSGLGLYISRRLAEAMDGTLTVSAAPGGGALFRLDLPAA from the coding sequence ATGAACGGCATGGATCAGGCCGAAACGCTGCTTGGCGCCTATGGGGTCACCGATGCGCATGACCGGCTGTTGACCGCTGATGCGCCGCTGGCAGAGCTTCAGGAGCGCTGCGGCGGCGATCTGCCCGGCACATTGGCGATCCCCGAACTGCTTGCGCTGGTGCAGCAGTCGCGGCGGATGGGCTTGAGGATCGCGCGTGGCTTTGCAGCGTTCGATGGCGATGCCGAGATCTCGGGGTTTGCCCGGATCCATCCGTTGGGGGTGGGCGAGGGCGGCGGCTGCGAAGTGCTGGTCGAGAACTGGCAGCGCAGCGTCGTTACCTTTCCAAGCGCGCGCGAAATGGCCGAACGCATCGACGCGATCGACCGTGCCACGGCAGAAGTGAGCGCGCGGCTCGATGCGCGCCAGTGTCTGCGAGTGCTCAGCGCCCGCGCGCCAGATGCGCAGGCGCTCGAAGCTGCCGCTCTTGCTTCGCTTGGCGGCGACTGGACCACCCTCGTTGAGCTGGTCGGCATCACTCACCACCAGCCGCTGCATTGGCGCCTGCTCGACGGCGCGCATTGCCGCTTTGCCGGATCGCAGCGCAATTGGCGGGTGCGGATGATCCCGATGGGACCGGATGCGCTGGAGCCCCAGGGGTTCGAACTGTTGTTGGTGGCGGAAGAGCCGCTCGCCCCGATGGCCGCACCATCGCCGGCAGATGAGGACGAAGATGCGCCCGAGCAATCGCCGACCCGGCTTGTCGGCACCGCGCTGACTCCGGTGCTGCGCCAGCCGGTCGCGCGGATCATCGCCAATGCCGAAACAATGCGGGCGCGACTCGCCGGGCCGCTGCGCGACGAATACAGCGAATATGCAGGCACCATTGCCAGCGCAGGGCAGCATCTGGCCGCGATGCTGGACGATCTCGCCGATCTCGAAGTTGTCGAAAGCCCGGGCTTCGCCGCTGCGCGCGAGCATGTCGATCTGGCCGATGCCGCCGCCCGTGCGGCGGGAATTCTCGGGGTGCGCGCGGCCAATCGCGAAACGGTGCTACGCGTCGAAGGTCAGCAGGGCGGGGCGGTCGCTGTGGGAGAGTTTCGCCGCGTGCTGCAGATCCTCATCAATCTGATCGGCAACGCGGTCGCCTATTCTCCGGCGGCAAGCACGGTGACGATCGATGCCACAGCGCCTGCCGAAGCCGGGCGCGTCGCAATCACCGTGGCCGATCAGGGGCCGGGCATTTCGCCCGAGCAGATGGCCCGGGTTTTCGACAAGTTCGAGCGTCTCGGCCGTCATGGCGATGGCGACAACGGGATGGGCAAGGACACAGGCTCGGGCCTTGGCCTTTACATTTCGCGCCGCCTTGCCGAAGCGATGGACGGCACACTCACCGTCAGCGCCGCGCCCGGTGGCGGCGCGCTGTTCCGGCTCGATCT
- a CDS encoding type III pantothenate kinase, whose protein sequence is MLLAADVGNTNVVFALFDFESDGTYTIRARWRIATDPRRTGDEYAVWLLQLLKIEGFERTDITQVIVASVVPRADHNLTVLCEKYFRITPLFAGQGSARWRFAIDVDQPSSLGADRALNILAAHTKYGGDLIIVDFGTATKFEAVDFTGAYKGGSIAPGINLSLDALVGKTAKLPRIAIRAPSSRSVIGRNTEDQMLIGVFWGYVAMMEGMVAKMKSEIGRPAKVVATGGLAILFDDATDIFDHVDADLTLDGLAILARQAEAI, encoded by the coding sequence ATGCTGCTCGCCGCCGATGTCGGGAACACGAATGTCGTCTTTGCGCTGTTCGATTTTGAATCGGACGGGACCTATACGATCCGTGCGCGGTGGCGGATCGCCACTGATCCGCGCAGGACCGGCGACGAATACGCGGTGTGGTTGCTTCAGCTTCTCAAGATCGAAGGGTTCGAACGCACCGACATCACGCAGGTCATTGTCGCATCGGTGGTGCCGCGCGCGGACCACAACCTCACCGTCCTGTGCGAGAAATATTTCCGGATCACGCCGCTGTTTGCAGGTCAGGGGAGCGCGCGGTGGCGCTTCGCGATCGATGTCGATCAGCCGTCCTCGCTCGGCGCTGACCGCGCGCTGAATATTCTGGCCGCGCATACCAAATACGGCGGCGACCTGATCATTGTCGATTTCGGCACGGCAACCAAGTTCGAAGCGGTCGATTTCACCGGCGCCTACAAAGGCGGTTCGATCGCGCCGGGGATCAATCTCAGCCTCGACGCGCTGGTCGGCAAGACGGCGAAGTTGCCGCGGATCGCCATCCGCGCGCCCAGCAGCCGTTCGGTCATCGGCCGCAACACCGAAGACCAGATGCTGATCGGCGTCTTCTGGGGCTATGTCGCGATGATGGAAGGCATGGTTGCCAAGATGAAATCCGAAATCGGCCGCCCGGCAAAGGTTGTAGCGACCGGCGGGCTTGCCATATTGTTCGATGACGCCACCGACATTTTCGACCATGTCGATGCCGACCTCACCCTCGATGGCCTCGCCATCCTTGCCCGCCAGGCCGAAGCCATTTGA
- the nuoN gene encoding NADH-quinone oxidoreductase subunit NuoN, with amino-acid sequence MDFAHSFALVLPELVVTGAGLLLLLVAAWGGDKIARLIAIAAAAALFTAGLLLVPGLHTGTDGPDVLAFGGLLKIDTFALFAKALIYLAAIAALMIAPAFFAGPSAGSERGMRAEYPVLILFAAVGMGLMVSANDFMSLYLGLELNSLSAYVLAAILRRETRSGEAGLKYFVLGALASGILLYGISLLYGFTGGTSFSAVRAGLTGEMGTGALFGVIFVLSGLAFKISAVPFHMWTPDVYEGAPTPVTAFFATAPKVAAVALTARVVFEVFGGQVAAWQQIVMFMALASIIFGALGAIGQDNLKRLLAYSSINNIGFILLGLAVANAAGASAMLVYLFIYVTMSIGCFVALLMLRDDEGRLYETFADIRGLSVTKPAVAWALLIFMFSLAGIPPLLGFFAKFVIFQATIEAGLVVFGAIAIAASVVGAFYYIKFVKVMFFDEPAGIVTGKSGPAHWVLLALTGLIISPLGYFLTPSLTDLADKAASSLFLAV; translated from the coding sequence ATGGATTTCGCTCATTCCTTCGCGCTTGTCCTGCCCGAACTGGTCGTGACCGGTGCCGGCCTGCTGTTGCTGCTGGTCGCAGCATGGGGCGGGGACAAGATCGCGCGTCTGATCGCCATCGCCGCTGCTGCTGCGTTGTTCACCGCAGGGCTGCTGCTCGTTCCCGGCCTGCACACCGGAACCGATGGGCCGGATGTGCTGGCATTTGGCGGGCTGTTAAAAATCGACACCTTCGCGCTGTTTGCCAAGGCGCTGATCTATCTTGCAGCGATTGCCGCGCTGATGATCGCACCGGCCTTCTTTGCCGGGCCGTCCGCGGGTTCCGAGCGCGGAATGCGGGCCGAATACCCGGTGCTCATCCTCTTTGCCGCTGTCGGCATGGGATTGATGGTGTCGGCCAACGACTTCATGAGCCTCTATCTCGGGCTCGAACTCAACAGCCTCTCGGCCTACGTGCTTGCGGCCATCCTCCGCCGCGAGACGCGTTCGGGTGAAGCGGGCCTCAAATATTTCGTGCTGGGCGCGCTTGCGTCGGGCATTCTGCTCTACGGGATCAGCCTGCTTTACGGCTTCACCGGTGGCACGTCGTTTAGCGCGGTGCGTGCCGGGCTGACGGGCGAGATGGGCACTGGCGCGCTGTTCGGGGTGATCTTCGTGCTGTCGGGCCTTGCCTTCAAGATCAGCGCGGTTCCGTTCCACATGTGGACGCCTGACGTTTACGAAGGCGCGCCGACCCCGGTCACCGCCTTCTTCGCAACCGCGCCCAAGGTGGCAGCGGTCGCGCTGACCGCACGCGTGGTGTTCGAAGTGTTCGGCGGCCAAGTTGCGGCGTGGCAGCAGATCGTAATGTTCATGGCGCTCGCATCGATCATCTTCGGCGCGCTCGGCGCGATCGGTCAGGACAATCTGAAGCGCCTGCTTGCCTATTCCTCGATCAACAATATCGGCTTCATCCTGCTCGGGCTTGCGGTGGCCAATGCCGCCGGGGCGAGCGCGATGCTGGTCTATCTCTTCATCTATGTCACCATGAGCATCGGTTGCTTCGTCGCGCTTCTCATGCTGCGCGATGACGAAGGCCGATTGTACGAAACCTTCGCCGACATCCGCGGCCTTTCGGTCACGAAGCCGGCGGTTGCGTGGGCCTTGCTGATCTTCATGTTCAGCCTTGCGGGCATCCCGCCGCTGCTCGGCTTCTTTGCCAAATTCGTGATCTTCCAGGCGACGATCGAAGCGGGGCTTGTGGTGTTCGGGGCGATCGCGATTGCGGCCAGTGTTGTCGGCGCGTTCTATTACATCAAGTTCGTGAAGGTGATGTTCTTCGACGAGCCTGCCGGTATCGTTACCGGCAAGAGCGGGCCGGCCCACTGGGTGCTGCTGGCGCTGACGGGTCTGATCATTTCGCCGCTCGGCTACTTCTTGACTCCGTCGCTGACCGACCTTGCCGACAAGGCGGCTTCGTCGCTGTTCCTCGCGGTTTGA
- a CDS encoding ATPase, which translates to MSGSSADDVEGAADKLDLTENWAEGELTEFGESEPKRAMPAWLTPAAAMLLVAAWSGFYLYAYWPAMTAGAPPTQWAQWTIGWTVPIALIGIVWLLVMRSSQAEGRRFAATAGLMNRESAALEARLKVVNRELSLAREFLAAQSRDLETLGRLAAERLSANAGELQALITANGAQVSAVATASDTALGNMNRLRDDLPVIANAARDVANQIGSAGRVADEQLASLSGGFDNLSAAGAKNERQIEAVATRVSEVLSTFETQLDTIAQQISERFGALRSETEAYRSTVGTLESEALDALRSRVEIAATEADAMTARLLESSENTETRLLAAIATLHEAMVERLKVVEDLDRTTSAAASQRIAQLRDEALRFDTQLEARNRSFDEMMEGRHAAFETQSAQSIEVLGQRLAALDDALAQRRETQMADIAMLVAQGDAMAEQVAQLSRRIEEAGEAGDSARAKLTAPLDTLAQQLADKRAALAATEADIAQLTHNSVRLLEILQSGTRICRDDLGEAIGNADRALETVEQRAAEVDAVMLRSAAAGRDLSAYLVQTRAGVDDTEQAIADLRTQLAQDSDDALARLQGLKGGYVRLAADSKALAGETQEALRNALGELETAIKGAFATLDDGARSRLVALADTLGKDAVEALERALRNETAATLGKLEQSAAHASGVGREAAIQLRDQLVKVNELTGNLEQRVARARDLAEEQVNNDFTRRMALITDSLNSAAIDITAALSTEVTDTAWEAYLKGDRGIFTRRAVRLIDNGTARDIAGLYTSDEMFRSNVSRYIHDFEALLRQTLSTRDGHVLSVTMLGSDMGKLYVALAQSIQRLRA; encoded by the coding sequence GTGAGCGGCTCATCCGCTGACGATGTTGAAGGGGCGGCAGATAAGCTCGACCTCACGGAAAACTGGGCCGAGGGCGAGCTTACCGAGTTCGGTGAAAGTGAGCCGAAGCGGGCGATGCCGGCATGGCTCACCCCGGCCGCTGCCATGTTGCTGGTCGCCGCATGGTCCGGTTTTTACCTTTACGCCTATTGGCCCGCGATGACTGCCGGTGCACCGCCCACGCAATGGGCACAATGGACCATCGGCTGGACCGTGCCGATCGCGTTGATCGGCATCGTCTGGCTGCTGGTCATGCGCTCGTCGCAGGCCGAAGGACGGCGCTTTGCCGCGACCGCCGGGCTGATGAACCGCGAAAGCGCGGCGCTCGAAGCGCGCCTCAAGGTGGTCAATCGCGAGCTCAGTCTGGCGCGCGAATTTCTTGCGGCACAGTCGCGCGATCTCGAAACCCTCGGCCGTCTGGCAGCCGAGCGCCTGTCGGCCAATGCCGGCGAATTGCAGGCCTTGATTACCGCCAACGGGGCGCAGGTATCGGCCGTGGCAACTGCCAGCGATACCGCGCTCGGCAACATGAACCGGCTGCGCGACGATCTTCCCGTCATCGCCAACGCCGCGCGCGATGTGGCCAACCAGATCGGCAGCGCGGGACGCGTCGCCGACGAGCAATTGGCCAGCCTGTCGGGTGGCTTCGACAATCTGAGCGCCGCTGGTGCCAAGAACGAGCGTCAGATTGAAGCGGTCGCAACCCGCGTGAGCGAAGTCCTGTCGACCTTCGAGACCCAGCTGGACACCATCGCGCAGCAGATCAGCGAACGCTTCGGCGCGCTGCGCAGCGAGACTGAGGCCTATCGTTCCACGGTCGGAACCTTGGAAAGCGAGGCGCTCGATGCGTTGCGCAGCCGCGTCGAAATCGCCGCCACCGAGGCCGATGCGATGACCGCACGCTTGCTCGAAAGCAGCGAAAACACCGAAACCCGGTTGCTCGCCGCAATCGCGACCTTGCACGAAGCGATGGTGGAACGATTGAAGGTGGTCGAAGATCTCGACCGTACCACCAGCGCCGCGGCGAGCCAGCGGATTGCGCAATTGCGCGATGAGGCGCTGCGGTTCGATACCCAGCTCGAAGCCCGAAACCGCAGCTTCGACGAGATGATGGAAGGGCGCCACGCGGCGTTCGAGACCCAGTCTGCGCAATCGATCGAAGTGCTCGGCCAAAGGCTGGCCGCGCTCGACGATGCGCTCGCGCAGCGCCGCGAAACGCAGATGGCGGATATCGCAATGCTGGTCGCGCAAGGCGATGCGATGGCAGAGCAAGTCGCGCAATTGTCGCGCCGGATCGAGGAAGCCGGGGAAGCGGGCGACTCCGCCCGCGCCAAACTGACTGCCCCCCTCGATACGCTGGCGCAGCAGCTTGCCGACAAGCGCGCAGCCCTCGCCGCAACCGAGGCAGACATTGCGCAGCTCACGCACAACAGCGTGCGGCTGCTCGAAATCCTGCAATCGGGTACGCGGATCTGCCGCGATGATCTGGGTGAAGCGATTGGCAACGCCGACCGCGCGCTCGAAACGGTCGAGCAGCGCGCGGCCGAGGTCGACGCGGTGATGCTGCGCAGCGCCGCTGCGGGCCGCGATCTGTCGGCCTATCTGGTGCAGACCCGCGCCGGGGTGGACGACACCGAACAGGCAATCGCCGACCTTCGCACGCAGCTTGCCCAAGACAGCGACGATGCGCTGGCCCGGCTGCAGGGCCTCAAGGGTGGATATGTCCGTTTGGCCGCCGATAGCAAAGCCTTGGCGGGCGAGACCCAGGAAGCGCTGCGTAACGCATTGGGAGAGCTTGAAACCGCCATCAAAGGTGCGTTCGCAACGCTTGATGACGGGGCCCGTTCGCGGCTGGTTGCTCTGGCCGACACGCTTGGCAAGGATGCGGTCGAAGCGTTGGAACGGGCGCTGCGCAATGAAACCGCTGCAACTTTGGGGAAGCTGGAGCAGTCGGCGGCGCACGCCTCGGGCGTCGGACGCGAGGCGGCGATCCAGCTGCGCGATCAGCTCGTCAAGGTGAACGAGTTGACCGGCAATCTCGAACAACGCGTGGCGCGCGCCCGCGATCTGGCCGAAGAACAGGTCAACAACGATTTCACGCGGCGGATGGCGCTGATCACCGACAGCCTGAATTCTGCTGCGATCGACATCACGGCCGCGCTTTCGACCGAGGTGACGGATACTGCATGGGAGGCCTATCTGAAGGGCGATCGCGGGATCTTCACCCGCCGCGCGGTGCGGTTGATCGACAACGGAACCGCGCGCGACATTGCCGGGCTCTACACCTCGGACGAAATGTTCAGGAGCAATGTCAGCCGCTACATCCACGATTTCGAAGCGCTGCTGCGTCAGACGCTTTCGACCCGCGACGGGCACGTGTTGAGCGTGACGATGCTGGGGTCGGACATGGGCAAGCTTTATGTGGCGCTCGCCCAGTCGATCCAGCGGCTTCGCGCCTAA
- a CDS encoding NADH-quinone oxidoreductase subunit M: MEGLPILSLMMCVPLVGAALCLFSGAHAARLIALAATLITFVLGVFLWSNYQIGGPQWQFTERADLFAGFSYALGIDGIALMLIMLSVFLMPVCILASWTSVTKRVGEYMAAFLFMEVLMIGTFAAQDLFLFYVFFEAGLIPMYLIIGVWGGDNRIYASYKFFLYTLLGSVLMLIAMFWMVSEAGTSDIPTLMEYGFPAGAQTWLWLAFFASFAVKVPMWPLHTWLPDAHVQAPTAGSVILAGVLLKLGGYGFIRFSLPMFPEASAQFAWLVFALSMVAVVYTSLVALVQSDMKKLIAYSSVAHMAIVTVGLFAFNVQGLEGAMIVMLSHGLVSGALFLCVGVIYDRLHTREIARYGGVAINMPYYALFFLLFTMASIGLPGTSGFVGEFLSLAGIYQTSSTVALISTTGIILGAAYMLYLYRRVAFGPQINADAAAMPDITAREWAMMAPIAAAVLWMGVYPESFLAPMRKDIALLDARLSAAAPASDANPVTGTPRGAAANALGHHGGTEHESAKEGAH; the protein is encoded by the coding sequence ATGGAAGGCCTTCCCATCCTGTCGCTTATGATGTGCGTGCCGTTGGTCGGTGCGGCGCTGTGCCTGTTCTCGGGTGCGCATGCCGCTCGGCTGATCGCGCTCGCGGCGACGCTCATCACCTTCGTGCTTGGCGTGTTCCTGTGGTCGAATTACCAGATCGGCGGCCCGCAATGGCAGTTCACCGAACGCGCCGACCTGTTCGCAGGCTTCAGCTATGCGCTCGGTATCGACGGCATCGCCCTGATGCTGATCATGCTCAGCGTGTTCCTGATGCCGGTCTGCATTCTTGCCAGCTGGACATCGGTGACCAAGCGCGTCGGCGAATACATGGCAGCCTTCCTGTTCATGGAAGTGCTGATGATCGGCACCTTCGCGGCGCAGGATTTGTTCCTGTTCTACGTCTTCTTCGAAGCGGGCCTTATTCCGATGTATCTGATCATCGGCGTGTGGGGCGGCGACAACCGAATTTACGCGAGCTACAAGTTCTTCCTCTACACGCTGCTCGGGTCCGTCCTGATGCTGATCGCGATGTTCTGGATGGTGTCCGAAGCGGGCACATCCGACATTCCGACGCTGATGGAATATGGCTTTCCGGCGGGCGCGCAGACCTGGCTCTGGCTGGCGTTCTTCGCAAGCTTCGCCGTCAAGGTGCCGATGTGGCCGCTGCACACCTGGCTGCCTGACGCGCACGTTCAAGCGCCGACGGCAGGTTCGGTGATCCTGGCGGGCGTGCTGCTCAAGCTTGGCGGCTACGGCTTCATCCGTTTCAGCCTCCCGATGTTCCCCGAAGCCTCTGCGCAGTTCGCCTGGCTGGTGTTTGCGCTGTCGATGGTCGCGGTGGTCTACACCTCGCTGGTCGCCTTGGTGCAGTCGGACATGAAGAAGCTGATCGCCTATTCTTCCGTTGCGCACATGGCGATCGTCACCGTCGGGCTCTTTGCCTTCAATGTGCAGGGCCTCGAAGGGGCGATGATCGTGATGCTCAGCCACGGCCTCGTGTCGGGCGCGCTGTTCCTGTGCGTTGGCGTGATCTACGATCGCCTCCACACCCGCGAGATCGCGCGTTACGGCGGCGTGGCGATCAACATGCCCTATTACGCGCTGTTCTTCCTGTTGTTCACCATGGCGTCGATCGGTCTGCCGGGCACCAGCGGGTTTGTCGGCGAGTTCCTGTCGCTGGCCGGGATTTACCAGACGTCGAGCACGGTTGCACTGATCTCGACGACGGGGATCATCCTTGGCGCGGCATACATGCTGTATCTTTATCGCCGCGTGGCGTTCGGTCCGCAGATCAACGCCGATGCAGCGGCAATGCCGGACATTACGGCGCGCGAATGGGCCATGATGGCGCCGATCGCGGCGGCAGTGTTGTGGATGGGCGTTTACCCCGAAAGCTTCCTTGCCCCGATGCGCAAGGATATCGCGTTGCTCGATGCGCGGCTGTCCGCCGCCGCACCTGCGAGCGATGCAAACCCGGTCACCGGAACGCCCCGCGGCGCGGCCGCCAACGCGCTTGGCCACCACGGCGGCACGGAACATGAGAGCGCCAAGGAGGGCGCGCACTGA
- a CDS encoding biotin--[acetyl-CoA-carboxylase] ligase, translating into MIHLVAETGSTNADVAAALRSGAGWAEGDWLVAHRQTAGRGRQGRAWFDGSGNFMGSTAVEITEGGPPPASLSFVAALAVHAAIASVPGIGGDLCLKWPNDVLLNDGKLSGILLEMVGANVVVGIGVNLARAPVIEGRKTAAVADVTTPPDIEEFAASLASLFDRQLEMWRTYGLEAVLQAFLSRSIHAQGSSVTVHDTDGSIISGSFAGLEETDGALRLRLADGRERVIRAGDIS; encoded by the coding sequence TTGATCCACCTCGTCGCAGAGACCGGCTCGACCAATGCCGATGTGGCCGCCGCCCTGCGCAGCGGTGCAGGGTGGGCCGAGGGGGACTGGCTGGTGGCCCACCGCCAGACCGCGGGTCGCGGCAGGCAAGGGCGCGCATGGTTCGACGGATCGGGCAACTTCATGGGTTCGACCGCGGTCGAAATCACCGAAGGCGGCCCGCCGCCGGCATCGCTGAGCTTCGTTGCAGCGCTGGCGGTGCATGCCGCGATTGCGTCGGTGCCGGGCATTGGCGGCGATTTGTGCCTCAAATGGCCCAATGATGTCCTGCTGAACGATGGCAAGCTGTCCGGCATCCTGCTCGAGATGGTCGGCGCGAACGTCGTCGTCGGCATCGGAGTCAATTTGGCGAGAGCGCCGGTGATCGAAGGCCGCAAGACCGCCGCCGTTGCCGATGTGACCACGCCTCCCGATATCGAAGAATTTGCCGCCAGTCTGGCAAGCCTATTCGACCGGCAGCTGGAGATGTGGCGGACCTACGGGCTCGAAGCGGTGCTGCAGGCATTCCTTTCACGCTCGATCCATGCGCAGGGTTCGTCGGTGACAGTTCACGACACCGACGGATCGATCATTTCGGGAAGCTTTGCGGGCCTCGAGGAAACCGATGGCGCCTTGCGGCTACGCTTGGCGGATGGGCGCGAACGTGTCATTCGCGCTGGCGATATTTCTTAA
- a CDS encoding DUF1467 family protein → MAITSIAAIYFLFFVMSGFLMLPFGVRTADEAGIEKVPGQAESAPIDFRPGKVAARAAVIAAVLTAIFVANYQYGWVTAADIDFLPKPPSATAPAG, encoded by the coding sequence ATGGCCATTACCTCGATCGCGGCGATTTATTTCCTGTTCTTCGTGATGAGCGGATTTCTGATGCTGCCTTTCGGCGTCAGAACCGCTGACGAGGCGGGGATCGAGAAGGTGCCGGGGCAGGCTGAAAGCGCGCCGATCGATTTTCGCCCCGGCAAGGTCGCCGCGCGGGCAGCCGTCATCGCTGCCGTGCTGACCGCGATCTTCGTCGCCAATTACCAATATGGCTGGGTAACGGCGGCGGATATCGACTTTCTCCCCAAACCGCCGTCGGCCACAGCGCCCGCCGGTTAG